A stretch of Mesorhizobium sp. M2A.F.Ca.ET.046.03.2.1 DNA encodes these proteins:
- a CDS encoding NAD(P)/FAD-dependent oxidoreductase, with protein MSADTEVSPSGAGKPAILDGTIVVGGGAAGLAAAHALTMAGVTTRILEREQRLAEPWHRRHDNLHLNTHRDLSSLPGVSYPAGTPAFPHRSAVARHLNEFAETHRLPVAFGVEVDEIEFRGDHWLLRTSEGLKAARYVVIATGRDRQPFIPAWTGMDDFSGRIIHSADFGKASDYAGKKVLVVGAGNSGFDALNHLSRVETGQIWLSARNGPSLLPKRIGKIAVHRISPLMANLPTWLADAVMAATQRLVFGDLTKYGLPPAPSGGASRLGSDYTAIAADDGAVEAIKAGRIIVVPQLRAFRRDGVVLDNGQRIAPDIVIAATGYRTGLEPMLGKLGVLDAKGVPLFNGAANDPKLPGLWFTGMRPSIRGCFANSTIQAAAIARKITGLKS; from the coding sequence ATGAGCGCGGATACGGAAGTCTCGCCGTCGGGGGCCGGCAAGCCAGCGATATTGGACGGTACGATTGTCGTCGGCGGGGGCGCCGCCGGGCTTGCCGCCGCGCATGCGTTGACCATGGCCGGCGTGACGACGCGGATCCTGGAGCGCGAGCAGAGGCTGGCCGAACCCTGGCACCGCCGCCACGACAATCTGCACCTCAACACGCATCGCGACCTCTCCTCATTGCCAGGCGTGTCCTATCCGGCGGGGACACCGGCGTTCCCGCACCGCAGCGCCGTCGCGCGCCATCTCAATGAGTTCGCCGAAACGCACCGGCTGCCCGTCGCCTTCGGGGTCGAGGTCGACGAGATCGAATTCCGAGGCGACCATTGGCTGCTGCGGACAAGCGAGGGCTTGAAGGCGGCGCGATATGTGGTGATCGCCACCGGACGGGACCGGCAGCCCTTCATCCCGGCCTGGACAGGCATGGACGATTTTTCCGGCAGGATCATCCATTCGGCCGATTTCGGAAAGGCAAGCGACTATGCCGGCAAGAAGGTGCTGGTGGTCGGCGCCGGCAATTCCGGCTTCGATGCGCTCAACCATCTTTCCCGTGTCGAGACCGGCCAGATCTGGCTTTCGGCGCGCAACGGACCTTCGCTGCTGCCCAAGCGCATCGGCAAGATCGCGGTGCACCGCATATCGCCGCTCATGGCCAACCTGCCCACATGGCTCGCCGACGCGGTCATGGCGGCAACGCAGCGCCTGGTGTTCGGAGATCTGACGAAATACGGCCTGCCCCCTGCCCCGTCGGGCGGCGCCAGCCGGCTCGGCTCCGACTATACCGCGATCGCGGCCGACGACGGCGCGGTCGAGGCCATCAAGGCCGGGCGCATCATCGTCGTGCCGCAGTTGCGCGCATTCAGGCGCGACGGCGTCGTGCTCGACAATGGCCAGCGAATAGCGCCCGACATCGTCATCGCCGCCACCGGCTACCGCACTGGACTGGAACCGATGCTGGGCAAGCTCGGCGTGCTCGACGCCAAGGGCGTGCCGCTGTTCAACGGCGCCGCAAACGACCC